One genomic region from Candidatus Methylomirabilota bacterium encodes:
- a CDS encoding beta-ketoacyl synthase N-terminal-like domain-containing protein: protein MRNGRRVVITGIGVVAPNGIGKQAYWDSLVSGKSGVDWITEFDTDPYPCKVAAKVQ, encoded by the coding sequence ATGCGGAACGGGCGGCGCGTGGTCATCACCGGGATTGGGGTCGTCGCCCCCAACGGTATCGGCAAACAGGCCTACTGGGACAGCCTCGTCTCCGGCAAGTCCGGCGTCGACTGGATCACCGAGTTCGACACCGATCCCTACCCCTGCAAAGTCGCGGCGAAGGTGCAGGA
- a CDS encoding sugar kinase, which yields MGFDLVALGEVMLRLAAPPPERLEQVVALNVQIGGSEANVAAACARLGMRTALITGLPAGHPWADRAVRELTSHGVDCSGVRRPEGTRMGLYFLEYAPPPRPVRIHYDRRDSAASRLVADDIDWSILRGARLLHLSGITPALGEGLRGVIRRAIAEAAAASVPVSFDVNYRSRLWTPKEARQFLVEVLPAVRYLFVGSDDADTVFELRGSASAVLKDLRALAPRATIALTLGESGAAVLDGDVEWTPRKRYAVTVVDRVGAGDAFAAGFLWAMLDGRGAQVAVDAATALAALKCTIWGDIALVSLAELMELMATDSTEIRR from the coding sequence ATGGGGTTCGATCTCGTCGCCCTTGGAGAGGTCATGCTCCGGCTCGCCGCGCCGCCGCCGGAACGGCTCGAGCAGGTGGTCGCGCTCAACGTCCAGATCGGGGGCTCCGAGGCCAACGTGGCGGCCGCATGCGCGCGGCTGGGGATGCGCACGGCGCTGATCACCGGTCTCCCGGCGGGGCACCCTTGGGCCGACCGCGCGGTCCGCGAGCTGACCAGCCACGGCGTCGACTGCTCGGGGGTCCGGCGACCGGAAGGCACGCGCATGGGCCTCTATTTCCTCGAGTACGCGCCGCCGCCGCGGCCGGTTCGCATTCACTACGATCGCCGCGATTCGGCGGCGAGCCGGCTCGTCGCGGACGATATCGACTGGTCCATCCTGCGGGGCGCTCGTCTCCTGCATCTGTCCGGGATCACGCCGGCGCTGGGCGAGGGGCTGCGCGGAGTCATCCGTCGCGCGATCGCCGAAGCCGCCGCCGCGAGCGTCCCTGTCTCGTTCGACGTGAATTACCGCTCGCGCCTCTGGACGCCGAAGGAGGCGCGGCAGTTCCTGGTCGAGGTGCTGCCCGCGGTCCGCTATCTCTTCGTGGGGTCCGACGACGCGGACACGGTGTTCGAGCTGCGCGGCTCGGCCAGCGCGGTGCTGAAGGATCTCCGTGCCCTCGCCCCCCGCGCCACCATCGCGCTCACGCTCGGTGAGTCGGGGGCCGCCGTGCTCGATGGCGACGTCGAATGGACGCCGCGCAAGCGCTATGCCGTCACGGTGGTGGACCGGGTGGGGGCCGGGGATGCCTTCGCCGCGGGCTTTCTGTGGGCCATGCTCGACGGTCGGGGCGCCCAGGTAGCCGTGGACGCCGCCACCGCGCTGGCGGCCCTCAAGTGCACGATCTGGGGGGACATCGCCCTCGTGTCGCTCGCTGAGCTCATGGAGCTGATGGCCACCGACAGCACCGAGATCCGCCGCTAG